In the genome of Hevea brasiliensis isolate MT/VB/25A 57/8 chromosome 14, ASM3005281v1, whole genome shotgun sequence, the window AGAGGAGTCAGAAAAATTTAAAGGTCCGTGATTGTAGCTTCCTTTCTTTGTAACAGAATGATATCTTTTACTTGTAGAACTTGTTTTAGGGGATGGATTCTGattatttatttatcatttaaGCAGATGTTCCTGGAGTTGTCTTTGTATTGCCAGATTCTTATATTGATCCACAAAACAAGGAATATGGAGGTGAGAATTTCCTCTTGTGAAATTCTGTTTACGTTTGGATGGAGTATAAAGACTTAAAGGGAGGGGAGAAGAATATCTGCTATTTTTTTTGGTTTATACTCAAGGATAATGGGAATGGAGGATATTAATCAATTTCGTTTTCATTCAATGGGTTACAGTTCCCTGCCTTCCTTCCCAAAGGGAATAATTATGTGTTCAACTCTTTTAACACAATAGTCCTCTATTTAACCGTTAGTCGCGGAATAAGGCAGCAATGTAACAGGGAATTAGTAtaacaatttcttacttaatgTTGCCACTTTGTGCTTCCCAGGAGACAAGTATGAAAATGGAGTAATAACACCAAGGCCACCTCCGGTCCAATATAGGAGGGGAGGAAGATTCAATGACAGGAACAGAAACCCTGCCCAGCCAAGATATGATCAGCAAGGAGGTCCTGTGCCAAATCAACGTGGGAGTCCCCAATACAATCAAGGATATATGCAAGGTGGACGTGGTGGGCCCCAATATAATCAACAAGGATATACGCAAGATGGTGGGAACTATGGACCTCCACAAAATTACCCACCGCAGCAAAATTATGGTCCTCCTGGACAAGGAGACAGAATGCCTATGAACAATAGGGATTATGCACCTGGAGGAAGGGACTCATATCAGACAAATAGGGGTCCATATCCAGGCTCCTATGGCCAAGATCAACGAGGAGGCCAATATCAGGGCAATTACAGCCAAGGTCAGCAGGGAAATCATTATCCTCAAGACCAAAGGGGCTTCCCACAAGGAGATCAGAGGGACTTTAGGGGAGATGGCAGAAATTATTCTCCTGCACCAGCTGGCACTCATGGGCAAGGTGCAAATACTGGCTATGGGCAGGGCTACCCAGGTGAAGGTCAAAGGTTTTCACAAATGGAGCAGAGAAATATGCATGGAGAGCAATCAAATTATGGACCAGTGGGACAAACTGGGGAAAACCAAGTAAGACATTCATTTTAAAGCAATGAATCAGAACCTCTTTATCCTGCATAGTTATGGCTACTCATCTATTACCATTTAATCTCACTTGTTTAATATCCTCACAGTTAAATTCGTTGGTAAATTCTAAGGATTTGATGTCTGAAGATGAAATCTTTTAAGGATGAGTGAACTTGAGCAACTTTATAAGTAGGTGTTGGTTGCTTTATGTCCCAGTATTCATCTGACTCTATTTTCCTTGTACAGGGAAGATATTAGGAGACTCCCAGACGGTTCATTGAGGCAATGGAGGGGGGAGACCTGTAAATCACTTTTATATTTCGCATGGTCATCCTCATGAACAGGGATATAAACCTTTTCAAGTTGTGTCGTGGTAAATAGTTGTTTATGTTCACCTTTAATCGAAAGTAGGAATGAACTTTTTTCCCATTAGATACAAGAACCTGAAATCAGAATTTTGGTACTGCATATGAGTTGTGAATTATGGTGCATAATGTGGGGAGGTTTGCCCTCGGTGGTGttgttcctttcttcttcttcttcttcttcctgaaaaaaaaaaaaagcgcccAATTGCCAGAGAAACTTACAAAATTGCACTGGTGGTTTTCATGGTCTTTTACTTTACCCTGATACTATTTTTGCTGCACAGCATATTTGGTTTAATGGTCTTGTTGAGGAATCCTTTCGTTTTTAAGCTACTCAAATGTTTCTTCAGTGTTTGTTGACTCACTGATTCCAAATATTCAGTAGCGAATGTGGATGCATGATTTTGTTTTACTGTATGCCCCACCTATTGCAGTCGGATAACACAGGCAAGAACAGGGGAGAAAAAGGAATAGAAAAGAAGCATCAATCTGGTATACGTATTCACAATGCTGCTTTTAAAACGATGGTTTTCTTTTCTGTTCGTTATGATTTTGCAGCTATACGCCCAAATTGAGGACACAGATATAACCTAACATGGAAATATAGACCATCACTTACCGTTTAGCACTGGAAATATGTTGCAGTCTAGATAGGTAAAAAATAGATTTTATTTTGAGGGTGTTTGGCATAGGTTCCGAAAATTAACTTGTGTTGCAGTATATGTTTATAAGGTAATTTGAATTtataagtttttaaaattttaagtagttgCTTATTTGATTTGATTAAGATTAAGGTGTATGTTTAAATTCTTTTCAAGTGATTGATAATTAAAGGTAATATGGGAaaatatttgattaaatttatttcatatttttaaacaAGCAGATAAAAAAAAACCAAACAGATAAATTGTTTTTGAAACATTTAAGCTGATTAAGTGCATTAAATAAAATGTAATTTGTTGTCCTTTGTTCaattaatttgatggttaatTCAAATAGGATAGTTCAGcttaaaagaattttaaaattaacaatatatatataaaaaacttTTGTACTAagtgataaattttttaataaaataattattttataaaaatgtgATAGgttagtaaaaaataaaaaataatattttataaaaatataataatattttataaaaaatattaatattaatttaaaatcgtttagagtggagaaagtaaatttatataattgatctcaaaattttgaaataaaaatttaattgaattgagttgaaaataataaaatattattttaaattaataataatgttatattatAATAAGtgtctttatttatgtcttttaCTTTTAAGTGTCAGTAGCCGATTGTTACTCGATTTCCTGTAATAAATAAAGCCCTCCAAGTTTATTTCAGGAGGCTTTCAGTTCAATTGTAAAAAACTCAAGATTTCCTCATAAATTTATTCATCTTGGTTTTCATCTATGGCTTTCTAAATCGTGCCTCTAGTGGAGATTGAATCTTGTTTTTGTTTCATGGTGGATTTTTTAACGGTTCAAAATAGTGAATCATTTAAtagtttaaaatataatataaaattttaattattttatgttcaatattttaagttttaaatataaataataattttttattaatgtaaTTGGTAGTCACTTATTTCTCCCTTAAAATTTGATGGTGTAATCTtttccataaaccacttaaaaataACAAATTTCTGAAcagttaatattataaaatttcttttttataatctaaaataaaagaaaaacaattaTTATTCAAGAAATTATTCTACTCTCCTtatatcatattttaataatCTATATACTGTAATTACATTACGAATCTCATGAACAGAATGCCAAATTTTCTAAAAGAAGAAAATAATCGGCTATTTGAGTTTATTTACCTACACTCTTATAAGATTCTGTCATCATCATCAATTATTGACGTTTAATTATACCTCATTTTACTTatgattatattttattatgaTAAGTAAAATCATATAACAATTTAAGCGTCGTCTAATTATTTCTTAATTATTAGTTTATTAAGGATATTCATTAGTAAAAAGTCttatattttctaatattaaaactaaataatttaattcatgttatatattattttaaaatattatatatacaatttttaaattttaactattttttattaaattaatatttttatgaaataattattttataaaaataatttttaaaatgtaaaaataaaaataaaagctcAGTCAATGAAATAGGAAAACatcaacatatatatatacaaaataaatttgaaaatcttGTGTAAGATTTATAACTTTTTTGGTTTTCCATAACTTTGAATATTTTTAATCTTTAAGATAGGtttcaaatttaatatatatatatatatatatatatatatatatatatatatatatatatatatatatattttttttaaatggatAGCTTCATTCAATTCAGTAATTGGGTTCTAATCAGgcaaataaataaaaggaaatgGCTTCCACTGATTTGCATGACATTTCCCGCCATTTTCGGTGTAGACTCTCTCCTCTCCTCATGGAGGCGGTGGTGCTGCTGCTTCTGCCCCAActaagtctctctctctctctctctcaaggaaaaagaaaaaaaaaaaaaaaaggaaagagtgGTCTCATTATTTTCCACCCTTCTCCCTTATGTCCATCATCTGATCCTTCGTCTCTTCTTCGCTTCCCTTCTCCTCAGGTAACCATAAGAACATTGATAATCAGAAAAATAATGAaacatttacaattttttatgtaagtttaattttctaaaaaaaatggGTTGATTAAACATATTCTGGGTTGTCTATTCTGAAATTGCTATATTctttattattttggatttttacATTTCTCTTGAATTCTAGTTGTGGGTTTTGGATATTGTTGATAACAGTATTGCTTGATTCTTCTTTTAATATGTATAATGATGGTTGTGGAATTACATTCTTTGAAGCATAAGAAAAGAAAGATGGACACCAATTTAAAGATAATATGGTTAATGCAATGATATTCCAAGGAAAAATGCAATTTGTTCATAGTTACTGTTATATTGATTGTAGCTAGGGtgctaaaattaatgaaaaatagatGGGAAATGAAAGTGTCTCATGTTTATAGTTAAAAGGGATGCTTCATGTTCTGAATCATATTGTGTTGCCTctcgttttttttattttttattttttttcaatatcaaaattttccttattttatttttctgtggCTTTTGAGAGACTTATGAATATATATGGTCATCTTCATTAATACTAAATCACTCCCCTTGTTGCTGATGAAGCTAAAATTTCTAATTTCCATGCCCATGCTATCTTCAAAAGCTTGACTTTGGACTAAGCTTGAGTGATTCTTTGAATTTTGCTCATGCATTTGTACCAACTGAAAAAACTTTTCTTGAGCTACTTTTTTAATCTTGCACCTGTAATTTAAATTCCCATTCTCTTCATAGTTTTGCTCCATGAACAGATGATGCTAAATTGGATTTATGACTCACTTAACTGAGCTATTTTAgatttccatttttcttttcatttgagTTGTGGTTTTAAGAGATGACAGTGTACAAATATAATTAAATCCTTGAATGAATCTTGAAAAATTAAGAGATTAGGCCCTGTACAAAAAATTGTTTGAAAGTAAACTGCAGATGATTTCCTGTATACTGTTTAACAGAGCCTCCAATATAGCATCCACAATAATATAAACTTAGGCTATCATATCATGCCCTAGTCTGTATGGAAAAGTTTGTAGTTGTCCATGATAAGCAAATCAAGCTAACTATCCCTATAGCTATTATTTCAGTTTGATTCACTATaaacattgaaaaaaaaaatgatagtaTTTGAATATGTGCATGATTTGTACAGGCTCAAATTCCTCATTAGTGATTATCATTAGTAGATCATTTTGATGTATTTGTAATATTGTGCTTTTTAATCTTCATATAAGCATTTTCTGCAGCTCATTCTTTCTTCCCACAATTGAATGTTATTATGAAATGTGGATTCATTCAAATTGATTCCaatatatcaaattaatataACACGGGTGCTAATTTCATTTTTGACATGGTTTCAATGTATTCGTCATATCCTTCTTCATAGCATTTGGCTGGCATCTTGTCATTCTCAAATTGTGTGTGGAGTGAGGTGAGATGGTTGGGTATGGTTTAATGGTATTGTAAGCTGTTTTTCTGTTTGTTAATGGGTTAATGGTATCCTCCTCTTtgtttttgaatttttcttttctctttgacATTTCCAGGAAGAGACAATTCGTGGATCAGCTTATGGGCACTGTGACCTCTGGTTGATAACTTTAGAAATCTGCATTCCATCTTGCTTGAATGGTCGAATATGACATTAGGACCTCCAAACAATCATTCAAGTTCACATACTTTGAGATGTAGATACAACTATGCAAGTCATATCATATCTGAATAACTAGATTAATGTTTTACATGTTTAGAGAGGACATGTTTGCATCTCTATTAGGGCGTCATAGTTATGTTTGGATCCAATTGAGGAACCATGGACCTTTCTCAAGCATAATTTAGACGTCCAATTTCTCAAGCATAATTTAGACGTCCAATGAATTTTGTTTTTGCCTGTTCAACAAGTTGCGATCAGTAGTGTTAGTAACAGTCCCGGGAAAACTCAATCTAACGGGGCTTTGGCTTCCATGGAACCTGTTTTTTTGCATGGTGAATTGGATGTGTGGATAATTGAAGCTAAATCTCTTCCAAATATGGATTTACCTGCAGAACATATGAGAAGATGCTTTACTGTGGTTGGATCTTGCACATATCCATGTGGAAATAAACGAGTAACGCATTCAGGAAAACATTCAATGATCACAAGTGACCCTTATGTATCTGTTTGCCTTGCAGGGGCAACGGTTGCTCAAACTAGAGTCATTGCCAACTGTGAGAACCCATTATGGGATGAACATTTCTGTGTACCTGTTGCGCATCCTGTTGTAAAAGTGGAGTTTCATGTTAAGGATAATGATGTGCTTGGGGCTGAGCTAATTGGAGTAGTAGAAGTATCTGTTGAGAAAATCATCTCAGGAAGTACGATTGATGATTGGTTTCCAGTCACTGGCAATTATGGGAATTGCTTGAAGTTGGAATCTTCTCCTGAGTTACATGTTTCCATTCAGTTTAAGCCAGTTGGTGAAAACTCTTTATATAAAGATGGTATTGGTGCTGGACCAAATTACAGAGGAGTTCCTGATACATACTTTCCACTCCGTAAAGGAGGGAAGTTAACTTTTTATCAAGATGCTCATGTACCTGATGCAATGCTACCAGAAATTCTACTTGACGGTGGAAATGTGTTCCAGCATAGTAGATGTTGGGAAGATATATGCCATGCCATCTTGGAAGCCCATCACCTGATATATATTATTGGGTGGTCAGTATTCCATCCTGTCAAGCTTGTGAGGGAGCCAACAAAGCCATTGCCTTCTGGGGGAGAGCTTACcctaggagaattattgaagtacAAGTCACAGGAAGGCGTCCGTGTGGTTTTGTTAATATGGGACGACAAAACTTCACATGACAAGTTTTACTTGAAAACAGTAATACTCATGAAACTTGAGTATATATTGCCAATAGCTCATGTGATTTTTAAGTTTTCTGTTGCATGTGGGCTAGTGTTGATTCTTTTTTCCCCTAATAGAGAGAGGTTTATGGGCTAAAGTGCCAAACTCTTATGATTTGCAAACACATTACATATTTTGCAAGTTCAGACAAATTTTCTTTTTGGTGGCCACCAAAATTGTTTCTGAGAGTGATGAGTCCTTATGATTAGCAAACATATtagtttttccctttttttttccccttttgttCTAACCTAGTTCCTTGACAATGTTTCTCTTGACCATCAAGAGGATTATTCATTGACATCAATTTTAAATAATTGACTATAACCATTTTTCTGGGTGAGTATAGACATTCCAGAAGCAGAAATCTTGCTCCTTGCTTCttatttctatttatttattttgtgacGTTAGGGATGCATAACTGTCATATCTACACTTTCAAATTGACATTACTTCAGTTCAATTAAGATATATATTCACTTTGTTTGATGTGAACTTGAGTGCAGGAAGGTGTTATGCAGACCCATGATGAAGAAACTAAAAAGTATTTCAAAAACTCTAGCGTCCATTGTGTGCTTGCACCTCGTTATGCTAGCAATAAGCTTAGCATTTTCAAGCAACAGGTGTGGAACACTTACTTTTTAGTTCAAACTTCCATGTAAAATTATGTTACTTATTAATTTGTGGTTGTGACAGTAGTTTTGTTAGTCACCTCTGCAATTTCAAACATAGTTGTTGTATTGTGTGTTTGGTTTTCGATTCTATTGTCTGATTTGTGTAGATTGTTCTAGTCCAGGTCGTAGGAACTCTTTTTACACATCATCAGAAGAGTGTAGTTCTTGACACTCAAGCTCCTGGAAATAACCGGAAAATTACTGCTTTCATTGGTGGCCTGGATTTATGTGATGGAAGATATGACACTCCTGAGCACAGGCTTTTTCTTGATCTTGACACAGTCTTTGATAATGATTTTCATAATCCTACATTTCCAGTAAGTGGTTATTGTACACCTCCAGAACTCTCTGCATGTCTGATCTATATTATAATGCATGGTTGATTATGTTTGCCTGTTGGTTGCAATCACTACAATATGGAATTCCTGCATGACAAAATAACTTTTCCATGGTATTATCTAAGCATTTCAATTCTGGCGCTATTGTTGTGAAATCAGTTAATTCCTGCTAATGGTCTAGTAGGATCCGTTATGTATCTTTTGAGGCATTTGCTTTTATACTCATTTATCTTGTTGATGACAAAAATGACAAGGTAATGCAATAAAACAGAAGTGCCACAATCTTGGAATATGTGTGCTGATGCTTGTATTCTTATTATATGCCCAGTCTATTGCCAAAAGCCCAAGGCAACCATGGCATGATTTGCACTGTAAAATTGAGGGTCCAGCTGCATATGATGTATTGAGAAATTTTGAGCAAAGATATAGAAAAGCAAAAAAATGGCGGGACTTCAAGCTGAGAAGGGTTACTCATTGGCATGATGATGCATTGCTAAGGTTGGAACGTATTTCATGGATACCCACTCCTTCGCCTGGTCCTGATGGTGACAAAAATGTGCGTGTCATTAATGAAGAAGATCCTGAGAATTGGCATGTGCAGGTAGGCAGGTTGAAGATATTTTATCCATATTAGCCCTTCTAATGTAAGCCTATAAATTAATGAATGTTATTCTCCTTTGTAGATATTCCGGTCTATTGACTCGGGATCTGTGAAGGGTTTTCCAAAAGCTACTGAGGAAGCTATGGCTCAGGTTAGAACTAGGTTTATGTAATTCCTACTTATGCCATATAAAGTCAAGCATAGCATTTTCCTTGATTAGTGAAACCAGGTTTACATTAATTATCTTGTTTGTAGGTTTATAGTTACGTGAAATTGTTTTGAGTAAAGTCTATTGTTTTGAGTAAAGTCTATCTTATCTTATAAGCTTTGCTACTTTTCTGCAGAATCTTGTGTGTGGGAAGAACCTGAAAGTAGATAAGAGCATTCATACAGCATATATAAATGTAATAAGATCAGCGCAACATTTCATATACATTGAGAACCAGTATTTTCTTGGATCTTCCTACTATTGGCCATCATACAAAAATGCAGGTATATAAACCATagggccttttttttttttctctagttaagttttaaatatataattaatttctgCAGCTGCTTTTGACACTTAATATCACAGACTTAGATATCTTGAACGACATAAAAGTGGTTTAGAttcttgttctttttttttttccttttcaaatttcatttggaTGCTATGACCTTTTCCTCTTTAAGCAGGCGCAGATAACTTAATCCCTATGGAATTGGCCTTGAAAATTGCAAGCAAAATTAGTGCAAAAGAGCATTTCTCAGTGTATATAGTAATACCAATGTGGCCAGAGGGTGTCCCTACTAGTTCTGCTGTGCAGGAAATTTTGTTTTGGCAGGTTAGACTAATTTTCCTTTTGTGTATCCCAACTATAATTTTCAGATTAGTTTTCTGCTTATTACATGGTAGTTCTCTagattcatataacttatgtacGGCTGATTTAGGTTGTAGTGATTTTTGGCATGAATTATTTATTTGCCTTTTGGTGGTGGGATGAAAAGGAAATAATTATCTTCTTCTTTTGGGATGAATGGATCAAGGTCCATTTCTCTTTATATCCTTCTATGCCCTGATAATAACTTATAGATGAGATGGCTGCATATTAAGCATCTAGCTCTTGTGATTCTGAAACTTGTGTGTTGATTAAATGACTATAGGGGCAAACAATGGCCATGATGTACAAGATTATTGCTAAGGCACTCGAAGAAGCAGGCCTTTCTGATCAGTATCACCCGCAAGAGTATTTAAACTTTTATTGCCTTGGTAAACGTGAAGCTTCATCTGAACATATTTCTTCCCAGATAAATCAGCAATCTGACAACCGTTCACTGGTATGCTTGTCTTATTTATTCTTAGACCTATGTATAAGGTTTCTTTTACAATTTGTACTCAGACACTCACGGTTTGGTGTTCGACTTTAATATGTAATTGAATGTTGCCTGGTGTGCAATGCCTTTACATTATACTAAAAATGGAATGATTAACCTTTCATCTTTACAAATAGGTAGAAGGAGAAATGAATTCCAGAACATATTAAATCAACCTGTCAATACTTGCATTAAATAATGGGGCAATCCTTAGAATATGGTTTTCTTTGATGAATGTTATTTgattatttgttttatttttgtttGGGAAGCTTTAGCTAGTTTGTTTTGCAGAAATCACAATCTTCATTGTGTCAATTTGGCCTTTAAAATGAAGCAATATTGTTTAGTCTTGACACTAATGTTTTCTCACAAAATTGTAACAAGTAAAATGATAAGGTGATATGTCAATATACTTGGTCTGATGCACAAAAATCATTCTGATCTTCACAATATTAAAATGGCATGTAAGActgtttctttcttttcttaacaGGCAGCAGTTCAAAAATATCGCAGATTTATGATTTACGTCCATTCCAAAGGAATGATAGTTGATGATGAATATGTACTTATAGGATCAGCAAACATTAACCAGAGATCCATGGATGGTTCAAGGGACACAGAAATTGCAATGGGTGCTTACCAACCAACCTACACATGGGCTGGAAAAAAATCTCATCCACGTGCTCAGGTTTGTAACTACCGTTCTTCTATTCACTTGGTGGACATAACGGAATAGAGAAATTTGCAAGTAAATCAATAAATTGAATTTTCTTTTCCAGGGTTTATTTCTGTCACAGTGTTCTTCAAAGTTCGTAGAGTGTATAACTATAAAATATGCCACTTGCTGAAAGCTCCATCCTTTTAAgccccttcaatttttttttctcccttaTTCATTTTCTGAATTGTAATTGTACATGAAAAATCCTGTTGTTTATTAGACAAGTGAATGGATGGCAAGACTAAGGACATGATTGGAACTGTCATTTAGAATTATAGAAGTTTAGATGGAAAAACAAGAAGAGAAAAATGCTTCAACTGCATTTTTATTTTAATCTATTATATTCAACTGAGAAGTTTTATATGGATATAAAGGAGCTAAGAAATAATGCTTCCACTGCAGATTGTGATGTATAATGTAATAACTTTGGATACATTACATGAATGCAGGTATATGGTTATCGGATGTCTCTTTGGGCAGAGCACCTTGGCATCCTTGAGGAGGAGTTCCGCGAACCGCAGACTTTAAAATGCATAAAGCTTGTCAACAAGATCGCCAAACGTAACTGGAAGACTTACGTTGCTGAGGAGAACAAGGAAATGAGAGGACACCTGATGCAATACCCAGTTCAGGTCAGCAGAGATGGAAATGTCAGTGCATTGCCAGGACATGAAACATTTCCTGATGTTGGTGGCAAAATTCTTGGATCACCAACCACTCTTCCTGATGCTCTAACCACATAATACTCAATCATAGCTTTGCAATGAAGTTCACTAAACATGTAAATGAGTTTATGCACTGAATATAGAGGAAGGAAAAAGTGAGCTGAGCCTCAAAGGCCTATGGACATTTCTAACATGTAACATTTTGTTGACAATGACTATTGGGGGCACATTTCTGACTAATACTAGAGAGCTAATAATATTGATGATGTTTAGTACAAATGAAAAATGTTTTATCATATATATTTTTGTCGATTCGTGTATCTACCTCTCTTCTTCTGCTTCTTTTTCACATGGTCATAAGATTACACATTCAAATAAACATGCTGGCTCCATTTCCAACCAAAATTGATAAGAAGATTTTTGCTGCAGATTTTAGTAGTTAAAGACCGCATAGCGCAGTGGATTAGCGCGTCTGACTTCGGATCAGAAGGTCGTGGGTTCGACTCCCACTGTGGTCGATTTGTTCCCACGTTGTCTTTTCCTTTTAGGAGATGGCCGCTCGGTTGTTCTTACTGACCTTCACTATCGtcgtttgaagaaaaaaaaaaacgctGCCGTTTACATAAAATTGTTCTTATCCTTAAAACCCTAGAATTTAGTCACACTCAATTTCTGTTATTTCAACGGCATTCTTCCTTTCCCTTTTTCATCGTTGCAATTTCAGAGCTCAATTTAGTACTTTGTGGATCTCTTTCTCTCTCTGAGCTAAAACCAAAGGTACAACTTTCTCATCTTGTTCTTCCATCAAGTTCCAGCTATCAGGTTATCTCCGTATTGCTGTTTTTGTCCTTGTTGATTGTATTTGTAATCACTTGTCATCTTCTTCTCTTCCGTTTCTTTTCTTGTAATGTTATTCTGTGGAAAGCGTGCAATTTACGTTAAACCCAGTAAAACCTGAATAACCCGAACTTGGGAATTTGGGTTA includes:
- the LOC110671830 gene encoding multiple organellar RNA editing factor 1, mitochondrial; translation: MALQYVRLRRALTSLSTLHRSLSTPIIPSSPLPLPHAFISPSPSKQSPLFFIFQSRQFTGSRMSLSSSGKQYRVYKEGDEITEDMVLFEGCDFNHWLITVDFPKDPKPTPEEMVATYERICAQGLGISIEEAKKKIYACSTTTYQGFQAVMTEEESEKFKDVPGVVFVLPDSYIDPQNKEYGGDKYENGVITPRPPPVQYRRGGRFNDRNRNPAQPRYDQQGGPVPNQRGSPQYNQGYMQGGRGGPQYNQQGYTQDGGNYGPPQNYPPQQNYGPPGQGDRMPMNNRDYAPGGRDSYQTNRGPYPGSYGQDQRGGQYQGNYSQGQQGNHYPQDQRGFPQGDQRDFRGDGRNYSPAPAGTHGQGANTGYGQGYPGEGQRFSQMEQRNMHGEQSNYGPVGQTGENQGRY
- the LOC110671781 gene encoding phospholipase D delta-like, with the protein product MEPVFLHGELDVWIIEAKSLPNMDLPAEHMRRCFTVVGSCTYPCGNKRVTHSGKHSMITSDPYVSVCLAGATVAQTRVIANCENPLWDEHFCVPVAHPVVKVEFHVKDNDVLGAELIGVVEVSVEKIISGSTIDDWFPVTGNYGNCLKLESSPELHVSIQFKPVGENSLYKDGIGAGPNYRGVPDTYFPLRKGGKLTFYQDAHVPDAMLPEILLDGGNVFQHSRCWEDICHAILEAHHLIYIIGWSVFHPVKLVREPTKPLPSGGELTLGELLKYKSQEGVRVVLLIWDDKTSHDKFYLKTEGVMQTHDEETKKYFKNSSVHCVLAPRYASNKLSIFKQQVVGTLFTHHQKSVVLDTQAPGNNRKITAFIGGLDLCDGRYDTPEHRLFLDLDTVFDNDFHNPTFPSIAKSPRQPWHDLHCKIEGPAAYDVLRNFEQRYRKAKKWRDFKLRRVTHWHDDALLRLERISWIPTPSPGPDGDKNVRVINEEDPENWHVQIFRSIDSGSVKGFPKATEEAMAQNLVCGKNLKVDKSIHTAYINVIRSAQHFIYIENQYFLGSSYYWPSYKNAGADNLIPMELALKIASKISAKEHFSVYIVIPMWPEGVPTSSAVQEILFWQGQTMAMMYKIIAKALEEAGLSDQYHPQEYLNFYCLGKREASSEHISSQINQQSDNRSLAAVQKYRRFMIYVHSKGMIVDDEYVLIGSANINQRSMDGSRDTEIAMGAYQPTYTWAGKKSHPRAQVYGYRMSLWAEHLGILEEEFREPQTLKCIKLVNKIAKRNWKTYVAEENKEMRGHLMQYPVQVSRDGNVSALPGHETFPDVGGKILGSPTTLPDALTT